In one window of Streptomyces sp. NBC_01224 DNA:
- a CDS encoding ABC transporter substrate-binding protein, which yields MALCFSAACDSAATRNVFRLGGTEPIDSMNPFVAVNSSSYSVFENIYPSLVQVDPALKTVPDFAGSWQMSPDGKTWTFHTKPGAKWSDGEPLTAADAAWTFETVIKHQEGPTGSLAGYVAYMESATAPDPNTLVLKYSRPVANVLAQMSGIQILPEHIWARYAVGNGKGLLTFTNPAPVVSGGPFTLVKYAQGRIALLKRNPRYYGPAPHIDGLGLQFFDTDDAMITALKSGRLDGVQSVAPTSVATLKAAGLTVASAAGAAFDDLIVNANPKQAADHRELVNPLVREAFDRAIDRNAIVKTALLGFGRPGASIIPPSTGHWSDPTIKPTPYDPAAANRFLDEAGYRMGPNKIRIANGHPMSYTVIAPASITNGYGARSFQIIQAGFKKIGVQLVPKHMDVSAANEALFAKKYQSFEAAMWGFSLTTDPDGMLSYLTCRSRYSLNDTGYCTKSWDGLYAKQATAMNPAVRQRIVHQMQQAAAREHLYLVLDYPDSIEAHSPSWTDLPMIEGGSFSATSKIPFQTVHRVG from the coding sequence ATGGCTCTGTGCTTCAGTGCCGCCTGCGACAGTGCCGCCACCCGGAACGTCTTCCGGCTCGGCGGCACCGAGCCGATCGACTCGATGAACCCGTTCGTGGCCGTGAACTCGTCGTCGTACTCGGTCTTCGAGAACATCTATCCGTCCCTGGTACAGGTCGACCCCGCGCTGAAGACCGTGCCGGACTTCGCCGGCAGCTGGCAGATGTCGCCGGACGGAAAGACCTGGACGTTCCACACCAAGCCCGGCGCGAAATGGTCCGACGGCGAACCACTGACAGCCGCGGACGCGGCCTGGACCTTCGAAACGGTCATCAAGCACCAGGAAGGGCCCACGGGCAGCCTGGCCGGCTACGTCGCCTATATGGAGAGCGCCACCGCGCCCGATCCCAACACCCTGGTGCTGAAGTACTCCCGGCCGGTCGCCAACGTCCTCGCCCAGATGTCGGGCATACAAATCCTGCCCGAGCACATATGGGCGCGATACGCGGTCGGCAACGGCAAGGGCCTGCTCACCTTCACCAATCCGGCACCGGTCGTTTCCGGCGGCCCGTTCACCCTGGTCAAGTACGCCCAGGGCCGCATCGCACTGCTGAAGCGCAACCCGCGGTACTACGGCCCCGCGCCGCACATCGACGGACTCGGCCTGCAATTCTTCGACACCGACGACGCGATGATCACCGCCCTGAAAAGCGGCCGGCTCGACGGGGTGCAGTCGGTGGCGCCGACTTCGGTGGCCACGCTGAAAGCGGCGGGCCTCACCGTGGCGTCAGCTGCCGGAGCGGCGTTCGACGACCTCATCGTCAACGCGAACCCGAAGCAGGCGGCCGACCATCGTGAGCTGGTCAACCCGCTGGTCAGGGAGGCATTCGACCGAGCGATCGACAGGAACGCGATCGTCAAGACGGCACTGCTCGGCTTCGGCCGGCCCGGGGCGTCGATCATCCCGCCGTCGACCGGGCACTGGAGTGACCCGACGATCAAGCCGACCCCGTACGACCCGGCCGCGGCGAACCGTTTCCTGGACGAAGCCGGTTACCGCATGGGGCCCAACAAGATCCGGATCGCGAACGGCCACCCGATGTCGTACACCGTGATCGCGCCCGCCAGCATCACTAACGGGTACGGGGCCCGCTCGTTCCAGATCATTCAGGCCGGCTTCAAGAAGATCGGCGTCCAGCTCGTCCCGAAGCACATGGACGTCTCGGCTGCCAACGAGGCTCTCTTCGCCAAGAAGTACCAGAGTTTCGAGGCCGCGATGTGGGGCTTCTCGCTCACGACCGACCCGGACGGGATGCTCTCCTATCTGACCTGCCGGTCCCGGTACAGCCTCAACGACACCGGGTACTGCACCAAGTCCTGGGACGGGTTGTACGCGAAGCAGGCCACGGCGATGAACCCGGCAGTCCGGCAGCGGATCGTCCATCAGATGCAACAGGCCGCCGCCCGGGAGCATTTGTACCTGGTGCTGGACTATCCGGATTCGATCGAGGCGCACTCCCCATCCTGGACCGACCTGCCAATGATCGAGGGCGGTTCGTTCTCGGCAACCTCGAAGATCCCGTTCCAGACCGTCCACCGGGTCGGGTGA
- a CDS encoding ABC transporter permease, with amino-acid sequence MNRTEHLLKRAAFALTTIFVAVTTNFFLFRVLPGDAVTNMARVPHASPQLKHALTAEFGLDKSKWEQYLIYLRNLCHGDMGISFAHRQPVRELLIADLMNTVPMVLAGTVAAIVAGVFSGVISAWRRASVADHLSTNLAIFAYALPSQWLGLVLLILFAGVLPSGGMMNEFLFEPAPFWQHLGDIGTHAILPVGTLMLTAYGGYTLVVRSSMLEILGEDYVLTARAKGLPARRIVWRHAVRNAMLPMVTLIALDLGYIVGGAVLIEVLFSWPGIGLAMYTAVSQRDYPMLQGGFLILTVSVILLNFLADLVYARLDPRIQR; translated from the coding sequence GTGAACCGCACGGAACATCTGTTGAAGCGAGCGGCGTTCGCGCTGACCACGATCTTTGTAGCGGTTACGACCAACTTCTTCCTCTTTCGCGTGCTGCCGGGTGACGCGGTGACGAACATGGCCCGGGTGCCGCACGCCAGCCCCCAGCTCAAGCACGCGCTGACCGCGGAGTTCGGGCTGGACAAGTCGAAATGGGAGCAGTACCTGATCTATTTGCGCAACCTCTGCCACGGGGACATGGGTATTTCGTTCGCCCATCGGCAGCCGGTGCGCGAGTTGCTGATCGCGGACCTGATGAACACCGTGCCGATGGTGCTGGCCGGTACCGTTGCCGCGATCGTTGCGGGCGTCTTCTCGGGAGTCATTTCTGCCTGGCGGCGCGCGTCAGTAGCCGATCACCTGAGCACGAACCTGGCGATCTTCGCGTACGCGCTGCCCAGCCAGTGGCTCGGTCTGGTGCTCCTGATCCTGTTCGCCGGGGTCCTCCCGTCGGGCGGGATGATGAACGAGTTCCTCTTCGAGCCCGCGCCGTTCTGGCAACACCTGGGTGACATCGGTACACACGCGATCCTGCCGGTCGGCACACTGATGCTGACCGCCTACGGCGGCTACACGCTGGTCGTGCGCTCGTCGATGCTGGAGATTCTCGGAGAGGACTACGTCCTGACCGCGCGGGCCAAGGGTCTGCCGGCCCGGCGCATCGTCTGGAGGCATGCGGTGCGCAACGCGATGCTGCCGATGGTCACGCTGATCGCTCTGGACCTCGGATACATAGTCGGCGGCGCCGTGCTGATCGAGGTGCTCTTCAGCTGGCCCGGTATCGGCCTGGCCATGTACACCGCAGTCAGCCAGCGGGACTACCCCATGCTGCAAGGCGGATTCCTGATCCTGACCGTCTCGGTGATCCTCCTGAACTTCCTCGCCGACCTGGTCTACGCCCGACTCGACCCAAGGATCCAGCGATGA
- a CDS encoding ABC transporter ATP-binding protein, giving the protein MSLLECRDLHVWFDQTHGGQVHAVNGASFDLDAGQRFGLVGESGCGKTTTILALMGLLPPTASVAGEVRINGTDILCGGEESVRPFRWRDIAMVFQGAMNAFNPMKTVAWQIAEPMVYHGVADRAEARSRASELLELVGIPAAAGKRYPHEFSGGMRQRAAIAMALACEPKILLADEPTTALDVMVQAQVLELLTRLSDELGLALILVTHDLPVVAQTCERAAVMYGGEIVEDGPVADLYHAASHPYTRLLFAATPDLYGEERITTIPGGPPRLDSVIAGCPFRPRCDVPMERCDGEHPTLSITGPDHRAACHRNELQGAK; this is encoded by the coding sequence ATGAGCCTTCTGGAGTGCAGGGACCTGCATGTCTGGTTCGACCAGACGCACGGCGGCCAGGTGCACGCGGTCAACGGGGCGAGCTTCGACCTGGATGCGGGGCAACGGTTCGGCCTCGTGGGTGAGTCCGGGTGCGGCAAGACCACGACGATCCTGGCGCTGATGGGGCTGTTGCCGCCGACCGCCTCGGTGGCGGGCGAGGTCCGTATCAACGGCACCGACATTCTGTGCGGCGGCGAGGAATCGGTCCGCCCGTTCCGCTGGCGGGACATCGCCATGGTGTTCCAGGGCGCGATGAACGCCTTCAACCCGATGAAGACCGTCGCCTGGCAAATCGCCGAACCGATGGTCTACCACGGCGTCGCGGACCGGGCAGAGGCCCGCAGCCGCGCCAGTGAACTACTGGAGCTGGTCGGAATCCCCGCCGCGGCCGGGAAACGCTATCCGCACGAGTTCTCCGGCGGCATGCGCCAACGTGCGGCGATCGCGATGGCCCTCGCCTGCGAGCCGAAGATCCTGCTCGCCGACGAGCCGACCACCGCGCTGGACGTGATGGTCCAGGCGCAGGTCCTGGAACTGCTGACCCGTCTTTCCGACGAGCTGGGCCTCGCGCTGATTCTGGTGACGCACGATTTGCCGGTGGTCGCTCAGACCTGTGAGCGGGCCGCCGTCATGTATGGCGGCGAGATCGTGGAGGACGGGCCGGTCGCCGATCTCTACCATGCCGCCAGCCATCCCTACACCCGGCTGCTGTTCGCCGCCACACCCGACCTCTACGGGGAGGAGCGGATCACCACGATCCCCGGGGGGCCACCTCGGCTGGACTCCGTCATCGCCGGCTGCCCGTTCCGGCCACGGTGCGACGTGCCAATGGAGCGGTGCGACGGCGAGCACCCAACGCTGAGTATCACCGGCCCGGACCACCGTGCCGCTTGTCACCGCAACGAACTCCAGGGGGCGAAATGA
- a CDS encoding serine hydrolase yields MTLTKPSRAPRRQRIDDLTTFAVPEQPALSPDGNECLYVLRTCDAEADRNVRAIWRVGTRTGRPRQLTHGTADTSPAWSPDGGRIAFLRTRDEAPQIWLLPADGGEAEQLTTLPLGAGAPVWSPDGTKIAFVAAVDPLAADSDGMSPAARASAPLVADRLTYQEDGAGLLGVVRRHLHVLDLATGRCRQVTEGDWHANYPAWSPDSTRLAFAAAMAPDADLRARMPVYVLDVTGEPARPEPAGLPDGFAGPILWTPDARALLVVGTAGEPAGHARLLRVPLDGGTPVEPAAALDRNVMPGAPSYPGALPQFGDGGRTILFCVRDRGCTHLYAVSADGGTPRPLVAGTGRNVHGLSVAGDTAVIVLGTPASFGEIVTVDLATGAETVRTEHGAGLADVELFPREEREFTVSDGTVVHGWLIHDPAAEGPRPLLLDIHGGPHNAWNGAANEVELYHQELVARGWAVLLLNPRGSDGYGEQYWNAALGAWGEADAKDLLEPIDDLVAAGIADPARLAVSGYSYGGYLTCYLTSRDDRFAAAVTGGVISDLVSLAGTADDAHLFGLSELGALPWTAPDRYAAMSPLTRVDQVRTPTLILHGAADLGCPVGQAQQWHTALRGRGVPTRLVLYPEASHLFVLDGPPSQRIDFNRRIVDWVEQYAGSSSGPARPRLDAAHWQRRLTTLAEHHHVPGATLGILRMGSGREDELVEAAYGVLNKDTGVETTTDSVFQIGSITKVWTATVVMQLVDEGLLHLDTPIAEVLPELRLSEPDVAKRVTMRHLLTHTSGIDGDVFTDTGRGDDCLEKYVALLADVAQNHPLDATWSYCNAGFSLAGRVIEKLTGDTWDEAIRKRLFTPLGLERTMTLPEDALLHRTAVGHVTDGATEPVRAPVWGLPRAVAPAGLISSTVADVLTFARMHLAGGPAHDGTRLLTESSAAAMADFQVELPDHFDLADSWGLGWSRIGWDGRRLLGHDGSTIGQDAYLRLLPDERLAVALLTNGGNTTGLYEDLFGEIFAELADVAMPPPLGPPALPVPQDVRPHLGTYERAGVRMEVLDGDDGPILRTTVTGPPAELTPGPETEQAMVPVKENLFVVHEPEEQSWVPVTFYALPTGERYLHVASRATPKAD; encoded by the coding sequence ATGACACTGACCAAGCCCTCGCGCGCGCCACGCCGCCAGCGCATCGACGACCTGACCACGTTCGCCGTTCCGGAGCAGCCGGCACTGTCGCCGGACGGCAACGAGTGCCTCTACGTGCTGCGCACCTGCGACGCGGAAGCCGACCGGAACGTGCGCGCCATCTGGCGCGTCGGCACCCGCACCGGCCGGCCGCGGCAACTGACCCACGGCACGGCCGACACCTCACCCGCGTGGTCACCGGACGGCGGACGCATCGCCTTCCTGCGCACGCGGGACGAGGCACCGCAGATATGGCTGCTCCCCGCCGACGGCGGGGAGGCCGAGCAACTGACCACACTGCCGCTCGGGGCCGGTGCGCCCGTGTGGAGCCCGGACGGCACGAAGATCGCCTTCGTGGCAGCGGTGGATCCGCTCGCGGCCGACTCGGACGGCATGTCGCCCGCGGCCCGTGCGAGCGCGCCGCTCGTCGCAGACCGGCTCACCTATCAGGAGGACGGCGCGGGTCTGCTGGGCGTCGTACGCCGCCACCTGCACGTCCTCGACCTGGCCACCGGGCGATGCCGCCAGGTGACCGAGGGGGACTGGCATGCCAACTATCCTGCCTGGTCACCGGACTCGACACGGCTGGCGTTCGCCGCGGCGATGGCTCCGGACGCGGATCTGCGGGCCCGCATGCCCGTGTACGTCCTCGACGTGACCGGCGAGCCGGCGAGGCCGGAGCCGGCCGGCCTGCCCGACGGGTTCGCCGGTCCGATCCTGTGGACGCCGGACGCAAGGGCACTCCTCGTCGTGGGGACTGCCGGCGAACCGGCCGGCCACGCCCGCCTCCTGCGCGTTCCGCTGGACGGCGGCACACCGGTCGAGCCGGCCGCCGCACTGGACCGCAACGTGATGCCAGGTGCCCCGAGCTACCCCGGGGCCCTGCCGCAGTTCGGCGACGGCGGTCGCACGATCCTGTTCTGCGTCCGCGATCGTGGCTGTACCCACCTGTACGCGGTGTCCGCCGACGGTGGCACACCCCGCCCACTCGTCGCGGGCACCGGGCGGAACGTCCACGGCCTGTCGGTGGCGGGTGACACGGCCGTCATCGTGCTCGGCACGCCGGCCTCGTTCGGCGAGATCGTCACCGTGGACCTCGCGACGGGCGCGGAAACAGTCCGGACCGAACACGGAGCTGGCCTGGCCGACGTCGAGCTGTTCCCGCGAGAGGAACGGGAGTTCACCGTCTCCGACGGCACGGTCGTCCATGGCTGGCTCATCCACGATCCTGCCGCGGAAGGACCACGCCCCCTGCTCCTGGACATCCATGGCGGACCGCACAACGCATGGAACGGTGCCGCCAACGAGGTGGAGCTCTACCACCAGGAACTCGTGGCACGTGGCTGGGCCGTTCTGCTGCTGAACCCGCGTGGCAGCGACGGGTACGGCGAGCAGTACTGGAATGCCGCGCTCGGTGCCTGGGGCGAGGCCGATGCGAAGGACCTCCTGGAACCCATCGACGATCTCGTGGCAGCGGGGATCGCCGACCCTGCCAGGCTGGCTGTCTCCGGCTACAGCTACGGGGGATATCTGACCTGCTACCTCACCAGCCGGGACGACCGGTTCGCGGCCGCGGTGACGGGCGGAGTGATCAGCGACCTCGTCAGCCTGGCCGGCACCGCCGATGACGCCCACCTGTTCGGCCTGTCCGAACTCGGCGCCCTTCCGTGGACCGCCCCGGACCGCTACGCGGCGATGTCACCGCTGACCCGGGTCGACCAGGTCAGGACGCCGACCCTGATCCTGCACGGCGCGGCAGACCTGGGCTGCCCGGTCGGCCAGGCCCAGCAGTGGCACACGGCGCTGCGAGGGCGCGGCGTACCCACCCGGCTCGTGCTCTACCCGGAGGCATCGCACCTGTTCGTCCTCGACGGGCCGCCGTCGCAGCGGATCGACTTCAACCGTCGCATCGTGGACTGGGTCGAGCAGTACGCCGGCAGTAGCTCCGGACCTGCACGGCCCCGCCTCGACGCCGCGCACTGGCAGCGCCGGCTGACCACGCTGGCCGAGCACCACCACGTACCCGGAGCCACGCTCGGCATCCTGCGGATGGGTTCCGGCAGGGAGGACGAGCTCGTCGAAGCCGCGTACGGCGTGCTCAACAAGGACACCGGTGTCGAGACGACGACCGACTCCGTATTCCAGATCGGCTCGATCACCAAGGTCTGGACGGCGACGGTCGTCATGCAGCTCGTCGACGAGGGTCTGCTGCACCTCGACACCCCGATCGCCGAAGTCCTGCCCGAACTGCGGCTTTCCGAGCCGGACGTCGCCAAGCGCGTGACCATGCGGCATCTGCTCACGCACACGAGCGGCATCGACGGCGACGTCTTCACCGACACGGGACGAGGGGACGACTGCCTGGAGAAGTACGTGGCACTGCTGGCCGACGTGGCGCAGAACCATCCGCTGGACGCGACCTGGTCCTACTGCAACGCCGGTTTCTCGTTGGCCGGCCGGGTGATCGAGAAGCTGACCGGCGACACGTGGGACGAGGCCATACGGAAGCGGCTCTTCACCCCACTGGGCCTTGAGCGCACGATGACGCTGCCCGAAGATGCGCTGCTGCACCGCACCGCCGTTGGGCACGTGACCGACGGTGCGACCGAGCCAGTGCGTGCACCGGTGTGGGGACTGCCACGAGCGGTGGCGCCCGCCGGCCTGATCAGCTCGACTGTCGCCGACGTGCTCACGTTCGCGCGAATGCACCTCGCCGGCGGGCCGGCGCACGATGGCACCCGGCTGCTCACCGAGTCGAGCGCCGCGGCAATGGCCGATTTCCAGGTGGAACTGCCGGACCACTTCGACCTCGCCGACTCATGGGGCCTCGGCTGGTCCCGTATCGGCTGGGACGGTCGCCGGCTCCTCGGGCACGACGGCTCGACGATCGGACAGGACGCTTACCTGCGCCTGCTGCCCGACGAGCGTCTCGCAGTCGCTCTGCTCACCAACGGCGGCAACACGACGGGGCTGTACGAGGACCTGTTTGGCGAGATCTTTGCCGAGCTTGCCGACGTCGCGATGCCGCCACCGCTCGGCCCACCGGCCCTGCCCGTGCCGCAGGACGTACGACCCCATCTGGGCACGTACGAGCGGGCGGGCGTCCGGATGGAGGTGCTCGACGGGGACGACGGTCCGATCCTGCGGACGACGGTCACCGGCCCGCCGGCCGAGCTGACGCCCGGTCCGGAGACCGAGCAGGCGATGGTGCCGGTCAAGGAGAACCTGTTCGTCGTCCACGAGCCCGAGGAGCAGTCCTGGGTTCCGGTGACCTTCTACGCCCTGCCGACCGGCGAGCGGTATCTGCACGTCGCCTCGCGTGCTACACCGAAGGCGGACTGA
- a CDS encoding ABC transporter permease: protein MSVQISKASPSAEVVGPHRSGFLRTALREHKAAVAGLAVIVFFVVLSVIGPYISPYSATAQTCAVYAPPSAQHWLGCDDGGIDMLSELIQGGRVSLLVGFAATLISMVIGGGFGILSGYFGGWVDTSLMRITDYLLVIPDLVLAMVIAEVWGASLLHVIMVIGILEWTSTARIIRAEVMSIRERVYIKRTRGLGAGNARIIGRHILPQVGPLLVANTVLTVAVAIYLETALAFLGLEDPGVTTWGTILNNAFQRTAISSGAWWAIVPDGFVIAAVIVGCFLLGQAIEDTLNPRLKVAHLSVRRWRLRPLIGRGEDAI, encoded by the coding sequence ATGAGTGTGCAGATCAGCAAAGCGTCACCCAGCGCGGAGGTCGTCGGTCCACACCGGAGCGGTTTCCTTCGCACCGCGTTGCGTGAGCACAAGGCCGCGGTCGCGGGCCTTGCCGTCATCGTGTTCTTTGTCGTTCTGTCCGTGATCGGGCCCTACATATCGCCGTACAGCGCGACAGCACAGACCTGCGCGGTCTACGCCCCGCCGTCGGCGCAGCACTGGCTCGGTTGTGACGACGGTGGCATCGACATGTTGTCGGAACTCATACAGGGCGGGCGTGTCTCGCTGCTGGTCGGCTTCGCCGCCACCCTGATCTCCATGGTGATCGGTGGCGGATTCGGGATCCTGTCCGGGTACTTCGGCGGCTGGGTCGATACCTCGCTGATGCGGATCACGGACTACCTGCTGGTCATTCCCGACCTGGTGCTCGCCATGGTGATCGCCGAAGTGTGGGGGGCGAGTCTGCTCCACGTGATCATGGTGATCGGCATCCTCGAGTGGACCTCCACGGCTCGGATCATCCGAGCCGAGGTCATGTCGATTCGCGAGCGTGTCTACATCAAACGCACGCGCGGACTGGGCGCCGGCAACGCCCGCATCATCGGACGGCACATCCTGCCGCAGGTCGGACCGCTCCTGGTCGCCAACACCGTGCTGACCGTGGCCGTGGCGATCTACCTGGAGACAGCACTGGCGTTCCTGGGCCTGGAGGACCCCGGCGTAACGACCTGGGGGACCATCCTGAACAACGCGTTCCAGCGCACCGCGATCAGCTCCGGCGCCTGGTGGGCGATCGTCCCGGACGGATTCGTGATCGCCGCGGTGATCGTCGGCTGCTTCCTGCTCGGTCAGGCCATCGAAGACACCCTCAACCCCCGGTTGAAGGTTGCCCATCTCTCAGTACGCCGCTGGCGGTTGCGCCCGCTGATCGGAAGAGGCGAGGACGCGATATGA
- a CDS encoding ABC transporter ATP-binding protein → MSTPHAAAPAAESLLEVEGLAARYPVRRGLTQVLARQTRRWVHAVDGVSLSLARGEMVALVGESGCGKTTTVQTISGMVTPSSGSIQLDGAEIVGLSERRLRPLRRRMQMIYQDPYESLDPRFRVSQTLVEPMLIHGIGGSRSDRARLAAEALERAGLAPAGAFLDRYPHELSGGQRQRVAIAAALVLGPDLLLADEPVSMLDVSVRAGVLALLDALRRDPGMGILMITHDLSTAAHFADRIAVMYLGRIVEQGPAQTVVRAPRHPYTRALLSVVPDRDPRKAGTPQILTGEAPDPANVPSGCRFRTRCPVAEAQCTTADPHLRFPSDATDPAHEVACHLA, encoded by the coding sequence ATGAGCACGCCGCACGCGGCGGCACCAGCGGCGGAATCACTGCTGGAAGTGGAGGGACTGGCGGCACGCTACCCGGTGCGTCGCGGACTGACCCAAGTACTGGCACGCCAAACAAGGCGCTGGGTGCATGCAGTCGACGGAGTCAGCCTCAGCCTGGCCCGCGGCGAGATGGTCGCCCTGGTCGGCGAGTCCGGCTGCGGGAAGACCACGACTGTCCAGACGATCAGCGGCATGGTTACGCCGTCCTCCGGCTCGATCCAGCTGGACGGAGCCGAGATCGTCGGCCTGTCCGAACGGAGGCTGCGCCCCCTGCGCAGACGGATGCAGATGATCTACCAGGATCCCTACGAATCGCTGGATCCACGGTTCCGGGTCAGTCAGACGCTGGTGGAACCGATGCTCATCCACGGTATCGGCGGTTCGCGGAGCGACCGGGCCAGGCTCGCCGCCGAGGCCCTGGAACGGGCTGGCCTCGCGCCGGCGGGGGCCTTCCTCGACCGCTACCCGCACGAGCTGTCCGGCGGGCAGCGTCAGCGGGTGGCGATCGCCGCGGCGCTGGTCCTCGGCCCTGATCTGCTGCTCGCCGACGAACCAGTGTCCATGCTCGACGTCTCGGTCCGTGCCGGAGTGCTCGCCCTCCTCGACGCGCTGCGCCGCGACCCCGGGATGGGAATCCTGATGATCACTCACGACCTCTCCACCGCGGCCCACTTCGCGGACCGCATCGCCGTCATGTACCTGGGCCGCATCGTCGAGCAGGGGCCGGCGCAGACGGTGGTCCGCGCCCCGCGCCACCCTTACACCCGGGCCCTGCTGTCGGTGGTTCCCGACCGGGACCCCCGTAAGGCCGGGACGCCACAGATTCTGACCGGCGAGGCCCCCGACCCGGCCAACGTGCCGTCCGGCTGCCGGTTTCGCACCCGCTGTCCCGTCGCCGAAGCGCAGTGCACGACGGCCGATCCACATCTGCGATTCCCGTCGGACGCGACAGACCCGGCCCACGAGGTCGCCTGCCATCTCGCCTAG
- a CDS encoding serine hydrolase domain-containing protein, producing MNSMSHPAALSPLKAVESAERALREAPFAAGLSMAVTNRTGVMSSSVHGLADVAAGRPVTADTLFEIGSVSKGFTCALLLQAQDAGLIDLDQPVARYLPWFRVRSRFAPVTVRHLMTHTAGIIEGSDFSGEAAFEVWSLRETEATSPPGTWFHYSNVGYKALGLVLEAVHERPYHQILRERLLAPLGMTSAVPAITDGVRPRLAVGYEPRSGGSAQIATDGLIPATWLETATADGSIAATALDMTAWLRLLLGTGTGRLLSDHGRDEMFLPAIAIDDDHSGSSYGLGIRTGEIDGRHHVWHSGGMIGYYSAVACDLDSGIGAVVLANGPGPWQEAALHALAAARAEAAGAPVPELTVLPHDEEPPRADPPPPAWAPFVGHYRCHNPWLPGLRVIARDGRLWAWLGDGDEQVLTQLPDGSFRIGADERSPERLRFDTVIGGTATRATHSGCALYRSFTP from the coding sequence ATGAACTCCATGTCCCATCCAGCGGCACTATCGCCCCTCAAGGCCGTCGAGAGCGCCGAGCGTGCATTGCGCGAAGCGCCGTTTGCCGCCGGGCTGTCGATGGCCGTGACCAACCGCACCGGCGTCATGTCGTCGAGCGTGCACGGGCTCGCCGATGTCGCCGCCGGGCGGCCGGTCACCGCCGACACGCTCTTCGAGATCGGCTCGGTCTCGAAAGGATTCACCTGCGCGCTGCTGCTGCAAGCCCAGGACGCGGGGCTGATCGACCTCGATCAGCCGGTGGCCCGGTACCTGCCGTGGTTCCGGGTGCGCTCGCGCTTCGCACCCGTCACTGTACGGCACCTGATGACGCACACCGCGGGGATCATCGAGGGCTCGGACTTCTCGGGGGAAGCGGCGTTCGAGGTCTGGTCGCTGCGTGAAACTGAGGCGACATCTCCACCGGGGACCTGGTTTCACTACTCCAACGTCGGCTACAAGGCGCTGGGCCTTGTCCTGGAAGCCGTCCACGAGCGGCCCTACCACCAGATTCTGCGAGAGCGCCTGCTGGCTCCGCTGGGCATGACGTCTGCGGTACCCGCGATCACCGACGGGGTGCGGCCCCGGCTGGCGGTGGGGTACGAACCGCGCTCCGGCGGCAGTGCCCAGATCGCAACCGACGGTCTGATACCCGCGACCTGGCTCGAAACCGCCACCGCGGACGGCAGCATCGCCGCCACCGCGCTGGACATGACGGCTTGGCTGAGACTGCTGCTCGGGACGGGCACCGGCCGCCTGCTGTCGGACCACGGCCGAGATGAGATGTTCCTCCCCGCAATCGCCATCGACGACGACCACTCCGGCTCCTCCTACGGCCTGGGCATCAGGACGGGCGAGATCGACGGGCGCCATCATGTCTGGCATTCCGGCGGCATGATCGGCTACTACTCGGCAGTCGCCTGCGACCTCGACTCGGGGATCGGAGCCGTCGTCCTTGCCAACGGGCCCGGGCCCTGGCAGGAAGCAGCCCTGCACGCTCTCGCCGCCGCACGCGCCGAAGCTGCGGGAGCGCCGGTCCCCGAACTCACCGTTCTGCCGCACGACGAGGAGCCTCCCCGCGCCGACCCCCCGCCTCCGGCGTGGGCGCCGTTCGTCGGCCACTACCGCTGTCACAACCCCTGGCTGCCCGGCCTGCGCGTCATCGCGCGCGACGGCAGGCTGTGGGCCTGGCTGGGCGACGGTGACGAGCAGGTGCTCACCCAACTGCCGGACGGCAGCTTCCGGATCGGCGCGGACGAACGGTCACCAGAGCGTCTGCGGTTCGACACCGTGATCGGCGGCACCGCGACCCGCGCTACACACTCCGGGTGCGCTCTCTACCGGTCGTTCACCCCCTGA